The DNA sequence tggCAGGCAATCAATTAACCAATCAACcgagcaagcaagcaagcaaacaagCATATATTGGAGTTGGGGTCATTCGCCGCGATGCGATACATCAGACCAGGCAAAAacgatgatggatggatagaCAGGCCAGCTCAGGTTAACTACTCAGGTAGCATTAACGGCCATTGAATCAGAAAAAACATTACATTGCAGCAGACGACAAGCCGTGCCAGTGTTGGTCACGGTTTTCTGAGTGTTTCATGACTTAGCCAATAGAGCAACACAAACGCCAGCCTGCATGCAGCCGTTGAAATCGTGCATTTACACCCCCCTAGTCACAGCAAACGCTCACGGTGAAGCGCAAATATTGAGATTCTGACAGTGGATAAATAGGCTGGACAAATCGTGCTGGAGCATGAATTTTGATACATCatctctggctctggctgacAAGAGCTAGCTTCTGTAGAGTTCTTGTTCTTATTCTCGTCATTGTGCACTTCTCTGCAGCTGTCGACAGCTGTCTCCCCCTGGCGACGCCCtctcttgtcctcgtccCCGTTTGTCACCCCCCCGAAATCCCCATCTCGAAGTCATCTCCCGTCGTCGTCAGTCGGCTACCCGTGTCTTATCTTGCCAGCCGTTGGTCGCCAAGGGGGCCACGGAGTCGTCCTTGTTGTTTCTATAGGCCAACTCAACCAACCCATCAATTTTCGTTTGCAGAGACTCCCCGACTTCGGctcgctgctgcttcttcccGTCGAAGCAGGATGGCCCGTCACCGCCAGGGAGTTGCCTCCCCGACCGCCGTCTCCAGAGGCTCAAGCTTGTCTTCTTCGTCCTTGACTCCCGTCGAAGACAACAAACTCAGCTTTGTCAACAACATCCCCTCCAACCGCATTAGACCTTATCCACAGTTCCCAGTTTCTGCTAAGCAAGGCAGTTCTTCTTTTGATACTCAGGAGATCACCATTCAACACGCTGCCATGGATCTTCCTCCCTCTGGACCTCAGAGCAGCTCCTATGTTGCCTCCAACGGAAATCATCACAACGCCTACTATGGGAACTGGCCTGAGAGATCCCAGATGTACCAGGCGTTGGCCCCTCGGAGCATGGCTTCGGCCAACTGGCGAGGTCCTCGCCCATCTATCGACTCCATTACTACCGGCGTCAACAACTATTCGCTGGCGGGCCCCAACACTTCCCCAGGTGCCTCCAACAACGACGCCCCTGTCAGCATCTCGGACTGCCTTAATGGATACGCCTACTGCGTGCAGCGTCCTGACGGTAAATACACCAGACTTGTCCCCGCCGACATGCTTCCGGCCCTCAACGAAGTTCCCGCCAAGCAAGCCAGCGCTCAAGGCATGGTCCTCCTGCCGGACCTCCACATGCAGCCGCCGCAGGGAGTGGCCAAGATGAACCAGCCCATGACTGTCAAGGTACGTGAGCGTCGAACAGCACATCCAACGCCGGCCAGAAGCTGAGTGTGTAGCCTCCACCTGCCCCAGCTCCTGACCCCCTTCAGGTAACCAACCTCTTACCACTGCCTCCTCTCACACAAGATGATTACTGGCCAAGCAAACTAACCATGGCCTTAGAATCGTATTGATCGCATTGTCGCCACTTCGCCTGCTCAGCAACGAAGAACCAAGATCTACTGCGACAAGTGGATTCACGACGGCACTTGCGCCTTTACCCAGCAGGGCTGCAAGTACAAGCACGAGATGCCCTTTGACAAGGCGACTCAGCAGTCTCTCGGTCTCTTCCATGGGTTCCCCAAGTGGTGGAAGGACCTCCAGGAGGACCTCCAGAAGCGCCACAACAAGGAGAACCCAGCTCGCCGTCCGCAGTCGGTTCTGCAGCAGGACTGGAGAGGGGAGAGCAACGAGGACACGCCCAGCCCGGCCACTGCCCAGGCCCCCATCGGAGCCGAGAGACagaccaaggccatcaagggccgTCGTCACTCTCCCCCTACCAACGAGAAGCCAAACTGGGTGCCTATTGAACCTCAGAGACCCGGCCCTGAGGGGGACTGGGTCATCACTCCATCAGCCCTCAAGGCGTGGGCTCACGGCAGAGACAACTCCTCTCCCCGCTCCTCTGCGGGCTCGGTTGAAAACAACTTCATCCACTAGTTactggatggatgcaagCTATAAGGAAAAGGCGTCCCGGTCGACCACGGTGGGATGGAATGGCGACAGCAGATGGCAACTTTCCTGGTGTCCGACTGTTCACGTCATTTGGTTTTAAAAATCAGGGCTTTCTTTACAAGAGTCGctcctttttttcttgatTCATGGTGATGGTTTACTTTCACTTTTTGTTGGTTAGATATCACTCTTTTTCTGTTTTGACAACTTTTGTCATATTAGATACACAAGCCCAGCGTCAAGACTACACAGGTCGGTACACACACGGCGGTGAAAGGGGTTAGGCCCTCAGGTAACAAGAAATGATTTGCCAGAATTGTCCTTGTCTGTCTGCGTTTCAGAGCTGCTTTATGACGGAAGCCCTTGTGTGATCAGTCACCTACCCCCAAGTTACACGTGTCTTGGCTACACGCTTGTGGGAGCAGGATCGCTGTGGCACAGGGAGTCTCTTGATGCCCAAGGTCAGCATCTTGGTACAGGATGCCATGCGTAACCGTGCCCAAGCCTTGTAGGAGCAACCTAGATGCTTGGAGCTTGTGAGTGATGTAGTCTTTGGGGTGTGGATGTTAGTACTTTAGGGGGGCAATTAGACCTAGGGTTGAATCCAGAAAATAGATAGGAAAAGCCAGCCTCAGTGCCTGGTACCTGGGCAACCCCAGATCTCTGGGTTGTATCGAGCGCTGTTAGCGAACACGCTTGCTAGCTACCCCCTGGCATGAGCCTAGTACCATCCAGACTCCAGTATTCGTAGCCACCAATAACTCATTTGACGGAAATTTTTTAGTGTCAAGAGAATGGAAAAGCTCCCATGACTTTTTGTTCAAGGTGTAAGTGTTGTCGACTGGATGTTCAAGACCTAAAAGTGAAGCTATCTCGGTGACCCCGCGATTTGGAGGGGCATTCTTTCCTTATCTCGGTGAGCAGGGATCATGCGATAAGCGCTTTCCCACGGCTGATCTCCGGCTGATCTCCCCACCGTCACCACCCCACCAACGACCAGCGGAGCTACATGCTCTCATGAGTGCTGCCttgcatcttcaacaaccaacaaAGCAAAGCTCACTTTTCTCACCTTCTCATTTTCTGCACACCTGTTTTTCGCCCAAAACAAGAGCCATAATACCCATTTCGTCGCGTCCAAGAGCTTGTGGATTCCGTGACCTTAgcatgacgaggaggaaatAATCCAAGGCACCGAATCAGCATCCACTTCCCGACCTCCGAtcaactcctcctccaccttcaCACCACGCAAATAGACGCCCTCCTCTCAGGATGGACTCTTTGTGGGAAACCTTGACGAATTTCGCGCCAGCTCAAGCTACTGCTCACTCCAACAAGCAGCTCGATCttgccatcaaggaccaTGTTGTGGCTGTCAACCGGCTGGTGACGTCTCAGCGGCAGCTCATCAGTGCTAACGCTCGCCAAATTTTCGAGGTAGGCGCCCCGTCTTTGAGACATTCTTGCAGTATGCTGATGCAGAGCTTCAGAGGCTTGATCCCGCCACcgactccatctccttcctcgccatcctcaacctgTCGCTAGAGCTATCGACAACTACGCCAGGCATCGACAAGacctccctcctcgacgaaACCCTTCGATTCCTACTCAATTTCAATCCTGTTCAGGTTCGATATGTTGGTTCAATGCTTCGGAGACTTCTCGAGCATGTTGCGACGGGCAGACTATTTACAGTATGTGGTCCCTTCGCCACGACCATGACCAACGAGTACTAATCTCATGACAGCCACTTGTTTCAGTAGAGGCGATTGCTACAGCCCTGCTGCGAATCGACCCAACCGGGACCATGTTCACATCTACTCACCTAACATTGGTCAAGTGTGCCTACCACTCATCATGGATCGAGCCGGCACTAAAAGTGCTTGATCACGACATCACCTTCTACCCAGGCATGGCGGGTCAAAAGGACTCCAGGCTTCTTTGCGATAGCACTCTGGCTCCCACCTCTTACATCTCTACCGAAACAGGCCTGACTGATCAGATCCGAAGCGCAACTGTGCTGGAGTACAACCTCGTGAGTGCGCTGTGCTACATTTCACGAAGGGACTGGGCCAAGGCCCAACGGGCTCTGGAACGTGTCATCACACACCCTTCAAAGGACAAGGGCGTTAGCAagatgatggacgaggcgTACAAAAAGTGGCTGCTCGTCAGCCTTTTACAGGATGGAGCAGCCTCAGATGTTCCCGCATACACTCCGCTACCTGCCAAGAACGCCTATAGCGCGCTGGGAACGGCATATCGGAATGTCGCCACCCAATTCCCCACGATAAACGTTGGGCAACTAAAGATTGAGGTGGAGAGCAACCAGAAGGTATGGGAGGACGACGGCAATACGACGCTGGTGGCAGAGGTGGTGGCTGCGTACCCGAAGTGGcagatcatcaagctccGCGACATTTACAAGCAAATATCCATTTCTCGACTGCGTCAAGTGACGCTTAGCGCGGAGACGGGCGAGGtcctcaaggatgatgaggaggcaACACAGCTCGTGCGCAACATGATCGAGTCGGGGCTGCTGAATGGCGAGCTCCAGctcggcagcagcggcgATGATAGctacctcctcttccacgaGGACAGCGAGTCTATGACGGAGGCGGCATTTGCACAGGAGATCGCCCAGAGACACCACAACAtcgagagccttggcaaGCAGTACAAGACGACAAACGAGCGCCTCGGCTCCAGCAGAGAGTACGTGCGGCACGTAGCCAGGGAGCAGAAGAGAGCGGATAAGGATGCTGATCCAGGGGTTGGGTTCGATTCTCAGATAGAGGATGAGGACCTCATGACGGGCATCATGGCCCATGGCTAGGACACCGCCTGGGTGCGGTCTTGACTGTGGATTGGTAGAGGAGAGGTTTCCGGCGCTCGAGGGTGTCAACAATTTCATGTAGCGATATCATTAGCGCAGAGATGCATGACAGTAGAAGAGAGGCAAGGTGAGGCCGACCTAGAGTcgcctacctacctacataTGAGTCACGGGAAATGAAGACATGGTTGATTAGGATCTCGAGGGTAATTCCATTTCTATCCAGGGACTGTTTCTCCAGTCATCCTTGTCTATAACCATCTAATTGAAGTAACAAAACGCCGCAGCCCATGTTAATGAGTATATATCCATCCTCGCGAACACCCAACCCAGGGTACACAGTCTAGAAAAAGAAGTATAACCACGACCAGTTCAGAACATCCCCCCCATCTCGGCAAGTTTATAGCTTCGACTTTCCCCCCTTTGTCTTTGCCTTTTGCTTGGCCTCATATTCCTTCACCTCGTCCATCCATGTCAAGGTGGGATAGAATCCCAGCTCGTTATCAGGTCCGTACCTGAGCTTCTTGCTCGGCTGGATCTTGCCACACCGACCACCAGCAAGGCAGTGGTTGAGGGTTATGGCGAAAGACTTACTCTCACTGGAGCGGATGCCGTCAGTGGCGATCCAGTTGGGGTATCGTTCCACGGTCAGGGCCGCCCAGAGCTCGTAGAACAGGGCCTTGTAGGTCGTGATGgccatctcggcgatgaACTTGGTGCCGATGGCGACGTCGAAGCCCTGTTGGGTGACGATCCAGTCGGCAAAGTAGAGAGTCGAGGTGCGCTTGGTCTTGCGCtccttgagatccttgaCCGTGACATCGATGAGCCCCGGGGTGTCCGGCTTGTTGGCCCAGACGTGGTGAACGGGGAAGTTGGCCTCGGTGACGAAGCCCTGGGAACCTCCAGGGTACGACTCGTCGTACCTCCACTCGCGGCGAGTGCGGATGAGGACGCCTGAGGTCTTGTTGGCGACGAACTGCTCCAGGGGCCACCTGGTGAGGTCTCCGTTGTCGGGGACTTCGACACGGTTCCTGAGCCTCTTGAACTCGTGATACATGACTGCTCGGTCACCCTCGCTCATCTGCTCAACCTTGCCGTTAGGCCGGCGGACAAGAGCCTGGTTGGGGTGGATGTCCCAGATGATGAGCTCTCCTGGGTACTTTTTGTTGAAGGCGTTGACCTGGTTGATCATGTCCTCGAGCGACACCCCAAGCCCGCCGTGCCACTTGCCACCAAAGATTGAACCATGAGACTCCCAGGTTTTGTAGCCGTGCTTGCCGTAGTTGAGAAAAGGTCGGATATCAATGACACGGACACCACCCTCCTTCAGCTGGAAGGTCAAGTCCTTGTACTGGGTGAGAGTGTTGAAGATGCTACCCATGCCAAAGTGCTCGCTCATCTTGTACATGCCGGCATGATGAGACCGGGGGATGGCGAGCTCACGGAGGGGGATGTGTCCGATCTGGTCCATCTTCTCCGACATCCAGCCCGGGCCGACGTCGTCGGCGGCGATGAAGTCGCCCTCCTTTCCGGCGAGGACCCAATGGCAGCTTGCGGGAAAGTCCCACCACTTGATCTGCTTGACCGACTTCTTTGGGCTCTTGAACGTCTCGAGGTTCTCCAGGTAACGCACTGTGATCTCTTTGGGGAGGTCGCCCTTGAAGATGTGGTCTTTCGTCTGAGGGGTCCGTCGCCTGATCTCAAAGGACATTGGCTTGGAGACGCCCTCAAGGTGGTAAACGGTCTCGCCAGCGGCGTCCCAGGGGGCCATAGTCTCGACAGAACTGGTGATGCGAACAGTCTGGCCGGGTTCTATATACTTGGGCCAGTTTGGTATCCACGAGATCATCTGGTACGAGTGCGTGTGGCCCCTACGCCAGCGGTAAGGggtggcgttgatgagggtGATCTCGACCGGCCAGTTATCCCACTTGGTTGGGGCCCAGACGTCGACAACCTTGTCCCTCCAACCCATCACGGCACCCCACCATCTCTTAAAGTACTTCTTGTCCGActtgctgggctgggctgtgttgttgttgttgtttgcGGGCTTAGTAGAGGAGCCGCCGGCGCCAAGACGCTGGAGCATCCCCTTGATCCAAGAGTTCTCCTTGGGCAGCGTAGTGGAGTTGTAGAGTGTAGTTTCGGGACCGAGAATGATGCTCAGGTCGTTGATGTGAGGGAGGTCAGGCTGGAGAAGATACTCGAGGCCAGGGGTGATAGCCAAAGCCGCCGAATGAGGTACATCCTCTGTGAGGGTGAGGTTTGCCTGAGGCGGTGGTAGAATTGGAAGGCCATTGACAACTGAAGGGAGAGTATAAAGTAAGGCCGTAGCCTTGGCTGCCATAGTGAAGATCATTTCGGCAAATCTGATGTGTAAGTAAAGGTGTGTGTatcaagaagctgctgatAGCAAGCTGTTCTGTGGTTGCTCGAGAGcgaagaaaagaggagtgAGTAGAGAAGATGCGAAGCGAGAAGGCGTGAAGAAAGACTGATGTGAAGTTGCTAATAGCAAGTAAAAGTGTGTGTTCGCAAGAGCGAGAAAGGAGAGTTGAGTAGCAATTAGCAGTGAAGCAAGGCTGATGGTGAAGTTGCTGATAGCAAGCTGTCGCGAGCAGTCCTCAAGACGATCTGGTGTTCTGGAGAATGGtgcaaggaagaagatgaaaaCAGAGAGAAGGGGAGAGAGGACGGTTACTTATGTTTCGAAGGACGATTAGAGTTCTCAGACTTCTCtgtttgtttgttttcttttttcatGTTGGGGTGATCTCGATGCTTCTTCACGATGCAAGATTTTAGACACCAAAGCATAACTGATGTCGTGGCCTTGATAGAGCAGTATGGGTCAATTTTTAGGCTGAAAAGGTTAAGAAGGGGAATCAGGGGAAGAGCATAGAGATCTAAGTTTTCAATACTCACTCACTTGATCTCCAGTATGCCTCGTTGAtatctcaacaccaagtccACGTGGTCGAAATTGCAAAACCATTTCAACCGTTTAAGCCGAGAGTCAATTGCTCTTTCTCATCAGGAGGAAACAAGGCATTCTTCATATCACAACTTGTCCTCTTGTAGATACCCCTTATCGGGCACAACGGTGAATATGGTTTTTCTCTCAACGTTGATATCAAACCCAATGCCACATCACTCAGACAACCGGGGAAATAAGGCCTCTTGCATATACAGCAGCGAGAACTTTGCATCACTCAACTTTGACAGCAAAGATGCCGATTGACTCATCCAGCCCAACGTCTTGAACAGTCGATACACAGCCTCAGGTTACCAGATCAACAGGAGAGGCTGGAACTCAGTTTATCCTCTGAAACAGGGGTTATTTTGTTTATTCTATCTGGTACTCTGGTAAAATATTTTCCTCCAGGGAGTGAGTTTGGCTCAAGTGCAATGAAAGCCACTCACGGATGTCAACAGAACCGCAAAGACGAGGCACAAGAacggcaaagaagatctACCTCTTGATTAAACTTGGGACCAAATTCACATCAATACATGAAAATAACATTATAATTTAATCAAGATATTAGATCTTTTTTCATTCTACCTTATAGGTACCCTCAGGGAAGGATAAGCCAAGGTTCGACCCGCGTGCCACTCACTGTACGCCGGATGCCATGCTGTGTAAGCCAACCCAGTCTATTTCAAAATTCAAACGCTAATGTCCAATGTCTAATGGATTcgagaaaaaagaaacaccTAGAGCATGAGATACGCCGACAGGAGCGCCGCCAGCAGACCGGTCCATGAAGCGACCTGGGTCAGAGACGCCGAGCTCGTGGTGCCGCAGCAGCTGCCGCGGTCGTAGGTCACGTTGTTCATCTGGGCGGCCACCTCAAAGACGGAGCCGGGGAAACCTCCGTAGTTGTAGTAGTCGACGTTGAGAATGTTGGGTGCGCGGCCCCAGTCAGAGCGACAGTTGTTGGCGGCCAGACCCAAGCTGCCGTAGCCCGTGACGTTGTTGGTTTCATTGAGCAGGGCCACGGCGGGCACGAGGATCTCGGTGCCAAAGATATTGAACTCGGCATTGAGGTTGTGGTTCATCAGGTACAGGCGGTTCTTGGCAGACTTGTCGCTCAGGTTCGGGGGTCGCTGCACCGTGCAGGGAAACTTGCGGTCCAAGGGGTCAAAGGGCGTCTCCCACATCTGGGTGAACTCGTCGAGCAGCCAAGGGTACTTCTTCTGGTCGGAGACGTAGTCGATGAACATGATGACTCGCTTTCCGTGGATAATCAACTCCTCCAGGGTGGGCCAGTCGTCCAGAGCCATGGGGAGGTATGGAGCCCTGTAGACGTACTTGAGGATGCCGGTCTGCTCAATGTACGGGACGTAAAGATCCGGATGGGAATAGTTGCCGTTTCCGAGAAGGATGGTGACAACATCGTAGGGGTGGGTATCGACCCATTGGCGCACAGTTGTGAGCCATTCGGTGATGGGGCCGGCGTCGAGCAGATCGCACGATGAGTGGCAGAAGTGAGGAACCGACGAGTTGCTGGGCCACTGGATCTGGGCCTGGAGGAAGCGTACACCGTCGTTAAGCTGAGTCGTGACGTCGAGCTCCTGGTTGGAGCCT is a window from the Fusarium keratoplasticum isolate Fu6.1 chromosome 5, whole genome shotgun sequence genome containing:
- a CDS encoding C3H1-type domain-containing protein, coding for MARHRQGVASPTAVSRGSSLSSSSLTPVEDNKLSFVNNIPSNRIRPYPQFPVSAKQGSSSFDTQEITIQHAAMDLPPSGPQSSSYVASNGNHHNAYYGNWPERSQMYQALAPRSMASANWRGPRPSIDSITTGVNNYSLAGPNTSPGASNNDAPVSISDCLNGYAYCVQRPDGKYTRLVPADMLPALNEVPAKQASAQGMVLLPDLHMQPPQGVAKMNQPMTVKNRIDRIVATSPAQQRRTKIYCDKWIHDGTCAFTQQGCKYKHEMPFDKATQQSLGLFHGFPKWWKDLQEDLQKRHNKENPARRPQSVLQQDWRGESNEDTPSPATAQAPIGAERQTKAIKGRRHSPPTNEKPNWVPIEPQRPGPEGDWVITPSALKAWAHGRDNSSPRSSAGSVENNFIH